Proteins encoded by one window of Flavobacterium sp. N502540:
- the hemW gene encoding radical SAM family heme chaperone HemW — MSGIYIHIPFCKQACHYCDFHFSTSMKKKDEMVLALAKEIILRKNELNLTDSARSDNQIETIYFGGGTPSVLSNDEINFLIETVYKNYNVAENPEITLEANPDDLSPERILELSKSPINRLSIGIQSFYEDDLKMMNRAHNSVEAKKCLEEATKYFDNISLDLIYGIPGLTDEMWKQNIETALSFGIPHISSYALTVEPKTALKKLIDTGKIAEPQDEAASNHFMILVDILQKNGFIHYELSNFGKEGYFSKNNSAYWLGKKYIGIGPSAHSFDGHKRGWNVANNALYLKAIQHDELPIETEILTVSDRYNEYIMTGLRTIWGVSLERIENEFGSEYLNYLLKQSQKFLTDDLLSIENNILRPTLKGKFLTDGIASDLFYLNLEE, encoded by the coding sequence ATGAGCGGCATCTACATCCATATCCCTTTTTGCAAGCAGGCTTGTCACTATTGCGACTTTCATTTTTCGACTTCAATGAAAAAGAAAGACGAGATGGTTTTGGCTTTAGCCAAAGAAATTATCCTGCGAAAAAATGAATTGAACCTTACGGACTCTGCTCGAAGTGACAATCAAATAGAGACTATATATTTTGGTGGCGGCACCCCATCCGTTTTAAGTAATGATGAGATAAACTTTTTAATAGAGACCGTTTACAAGAATTACAATGTTGCAGAGAATCCGGAGATCACGCTCGAAGCCAATCCCGATGATTTATCTCCTGAGCGTATTCTGGAATTATCTAAAAGCCCTATAAACCGTTTAAGCATTGGAATTCAGTCTTTTTATGAAGACGATTTAAAGATGATGAATCGTGCTCATAATTCGGTGGAAGCCAAAAAATGTTTAGAAGAAGCAACAAAATATTTCGATAATATTTCACTCGATCTGATTTACGGAATCCCCGGTCTGACTGACGAAATGTGGAAACAAAATATCGAAACCGCTTTAAGCTTCGGGATTCCACATATTTCGAGTTATGCTTTGACAGTGGAGCCCAAAACAGCTTTAAAAAAACTAATTGACACCGGTAAAATTGCAGAACCACAAGACGAAGCAGCTTCCAATCATTTTATGATTCTGGTTGATATACTTCAGAAAAATGGTTTTATTCACTACGAATTATCCAATTTTGGAAAGGAAGGTTACTTCTCCAAAAACAATTCGGCATATTGGCTGGGCAAAAAATACATTGGAATTGGACCATCGGCTCATAGTTTTGACGGCCACAAAAGAGGCTGGAATGTAGCGAATAACGCTTTGTATCTAAAAGCAATTCAGCATGATGAACTTCCTATTGAAACGGAAATTCTGACTGTTTCAGATCGTTATAATGAATATATTATGACCGGGCTACGAACCATTTGGGGCGTTTCTCTGGAAAGAATTGAAAACGAATTCGGATCGGAATATTTGAATTATTTACTAAAACAATCTCAAAAATTCTTAACCGATGATTTGCTTTCAATTGAAAACAACATTCTTAGACCAACTTTAAAAGGAAAATTTTTAACAGATGGAATAGCAAGTGATTTGTTTTATTTAAATTTGGAAGAATAA
- the ruvC gene encoding crossover junction endodeoxyribonuclease RuvC, whose product MTKERIILGIDPGTTIMGFGLIKVTNKKMEFLQLNELQLSKYDNHYQKLKIIFERTIELIETHHPDEIAIEAPFFGKNVQSMLKLGRAQGVAMAAGLSRGIPITEYEPKKIKMAITGNGNASKEQVAKMLQQLLGLKELPKNLDSTDGLAAAVCHHFNSSKVIAGKSYSGWDAFVKQNEERVKK is encoded by the coding sequence CAAAAGAACGCATCATATTAGGTATTGACCCCGGAACCACAATCATGGGTTTTGGATTAATTAAAGTCACCAATAAAAAAATGGAATTTCTGCAGCTTAACGAACTGCAATTATCCAAATACGACAATCATTACCAAAAATTAAAAATCATATTTGAGCGTACTATCGAACTAATAGAAACGCACCATCCGGACGAAATTGCAATTGAAGCTCCTTTCTTTGGCAAAAACGTTCAATCGATGCTGAAATTAGGGCGTGCACAGGGTGTTGCAATGGCAGCGGGACTCTCGAGAGGGATTCCGATCACTGAATACGAACCCAAAAAGATCAAAATGGCGATTACCGGAAACGGAAATGCCAGCAAAGAACAGGTAGCAAAAATGCTCCAGCAGCTTCTTGGACTAAAAGAATTACCCAAAAACCTCGACTCAACAGATGGTCTTGCGGCTGCCGTTTGTCATCATTTTAATTCCAGTAAAGTTATTGCCGGTAAAAGTTATTCGGGTTGGGATGCTTTTGTGAAACAGAATGAAGAACGAGTTAAAAAATAA
- a CDS encoding four helix bundle protein, with protein MTFQDLLAYKKSFSLAMKIFEISKSFPKEEIYSLTDQIRRSSRSVPVTIAEAYRKRIYPKHFYSKLTDSDGENSETQVWLEFAFACKYISSDLYKELLSESTEIGKLINYMLLNPEKFGVKKE; from the coding sequence ATGACATTTCAAGATTTATTAGCTTATAAAAAATCTTTTTCTTTAGCAATGAAAATATTTGAAATTTCAAAATCATTTCCAAAAGAAGAGATATACTCATTGACCGATCAAATTAGACGCTCTTCACGAAGTGTTCCTGTAACTATTGCTGAGGCATATCGAAAGAGGATTTATCCTAAGCACTTTTACAGCAAGTTAACTGACTCTGATGGAGAAAATTCAGAAACACAAGTTTGGTTGGAATTTGCTTTTGCCTGTAAATATATTTCTAGCGATCTATACAAAGAACTCCTCTCTGAGAGTACTGAAATAGGAAAACTAATTAACTATATGCTTCTAAATCCTGAAAAATTTGGAGTTAAAAAAGAGTAA